A genome region from Staphylococcus capitis subsp. capitis includes the following:
- a CDS encoding ABC transporter permease produces the protein MTFNQITLKNLRQNIKHYGMFLFSLLLSIVLYFSFSTLKYSHSINNSTSMAIIQKGSSFGASILFIIIIIFLMYANHLFVKRRTKEFALFQLIGLTRGNILRMLSIEQFAIFVITGILGVLIGIFSSQLLLAIASKLMKLKVHLSIGFEPQALIITIIMLVIAFVLILVQNYLFLKRRSILTMMKDSSQSEATKARITVPEIIGGILGILMIALGYYMATEMFGVFKSLTMALVTPFIILFLTIVGAYLFFRSSVSLIFKTIKRSKNGRVSITDVVCTSSIMHRMKKNAMSLTVIAIISALTVTILCFTAITKANSDYNIESSTPQDFDFSKGKQAHKFEQQLDKNNIKHDKHTYESINPKTVKDNVMTLQDDSEGFSQNTSMIVNKDLKGNNARLTNTKTAIGMMKFNMNQSITVKGKSKTTVKVTDKDDSKVYPSELSYAAPIVEVSPKVYNSLKTDKNTAHVYGFNIKHHSDMKKAERIASKVDPNVTSKDELKKVVDATNGIFIFVTSFLGLAFLIAAGCIIYIKQMDETEDEIDNFKVLRRIGFTNSDMSKGLLLKILFNFGLPLIIALLHALFAALAFMHVMGNVTMAPVFLVMIVYTVIYLIFALIAFIHSNRVIKRSI, from the coding sequence GTTCTTATTTTCTTTATTATTAAGTATCGTACTTTATTTTAGTTTCTCAACTTTGAAGTATTCACATAGCATTAATAATTCAACTTCTATGGCAATAATTCAAAAAGGATCTAGTTTCGGAGCATCAATTTTATTCATTATTATTATTATATTCTTAATGTACGCGAACCACTTATTCGTTAAAAGACGTACAAAAGAGTTTGCATTATTCCAACTTATCGGACTCACAAGAGGAAATATTCTTAGAATGTTAAGTATTGAGCAATTCGCGATATTTGTAATTACAGGTATCTTAGGCGTGCTCATTGGAATTTTCAGTTCACAACTTTTACTTGCCATTGCTTCTAAATTGATGAAGTTAAAAGTTCATCTTTCAATAGGATTTGAACCCCAAGCACTAATCATTACTATCATAATGTTAGTCATTGCTTTTGTTTTAATACTTGTTCAGAATTACCTTTTCCTAAAAAGAAGAAGCATCTTAACAATGATGAAAGATAGTTCTCAATCTGAAGCAACTAAAGCACGTATTACAGTTCCTGAAATTATTGGTGGTATCCTAGGTATCTTAATGATAGCTTTAGGGTATTATATGGCAACTGAAATGTTTGGTGTATTTAAATCACTTACTATGGCATTAGTTACACCATTCATTATTTTATTCTTAACAATTGTCGGTGCTTACTTATTCTTTAGAAGTTCAGTGTCACTCATTTTTAAAACGATTAAACGTTCAAAGAATGGTCGTGTTTCAATCACAGATGTGGTGTGTACATCTTCTATCATGCATAGAATGAAGAAAAATGCGATGTCATTAACAGTCATCGCCATCATTTCAGCGTTAACTGTTACAATTCTTTGTTTTACAGCTATTACTAAAGCAAATTCGGATTATAATATTGAATCATCAACACCACAAGACTTTGACTTCTCAAAAGGTAAGCAAGCGCATAAATTTGAACAGCAATTAGATAAAAATAATATTAAACACGATAAACATACTTATGAGTCAATTAATCCTAAAACAGTTAAAGATAACGTTATGACATTACAAGATGATTCTGAAGGTTTCTCACAGAATACGTCAATGATTGTTAATAAAGATCTTAAAGGTAATAACGCTCGATTAACAAACACTAAAACCGCTATCGGAATGATGAAATTTAATATGAATCAAAGTATCACAGTTAAAGGTAAGTCTAAAACAACTGTAAAAGTAACAGATAAAGACGATTCCAAAGTTTATCCATCTGAATTATCATATGCAGCTCCTATAGTAGAAGTAAGTCCTAAAGTATACAACTCATTAAAAACAGATAAAAATACTGCGCACGTTTATGGATTTAATATTAAACATCATAGCGATATGAAAAAAGCTGAACGCATCGCGTCGAAAGTTGATCCAAATGTAACTTCTAAAGATGAATTGAAAAAAGTGGTGGACGCAACAAATGGTATTTTCATATTTGTTACATCATTCTTAGGACTAGCGTTCTTAATCGCAGCTGGATGTATTATTTACATTAAACAAATGGATGAAACTGAAGATGAAATCGATAACTTTAAAGTCTTACGACGAATCGGATTTACTAATTCTGATATGTCTAAAGGGTTATTATTAAAGATTTTATTCAACTTTGGATTACCTTTAATTATAGCTCTACTACATGCGTTATTTGCGGCACTAGCCTTTATGCATGTTATGGGCAATGTAACGATGGCACCTGTATTCCTAGTAATGATTGTTTACACAGTCATCTACCTTATCTTTGCCCTTATAGCATTTATACACTCAAATCGTGTCATTAAGCGCTCAATTTAA